A genomic stretch from Sebastes fasciatus isolate fSebFas1 chromosome 23, fSebFas1.pri, whole genome shotgun sequence includes:
- the usp44 gene encoding ubiquitin carboxyl-terminal hydrolase 44, which yields MDRCKHVGRLRLAPDHSILNPQKWHCVDCNTSESIWACLGCAHVACGRYIEEHALQHFQQQHHPLAMEVNELYVFCYLCDDYVLNDNATGDLKLLRSTLSAIQSQRYEVTTRSGRTLRSASAAPDALMPSGARELQLRDEDRMFTALWHRRRALMGRVFRFWFALTECGKKREEEERKREEEEEQKREARERRRVLKRQLQDELENAPLRKSRRLRQKSQRVADAAVTTPQRTRNKTISPVPPSLTCRTRTQSPAAVTPRRSERTKNVHPPPKPQTRSSTTKSKPKTPSAPPRPAQTPVRRKQSTKQGGSPFKRRPTVTPGVTGLRNLGNTCYMNSILQVLSHLHVFRECFLRLDLTQALELLASAVHGQLAGNASSQSPLIQRRGFQTSSGSGAGLSGGASRTRSMELIQPKEPSSKHISLCHELHTLFQVMWSGKWALVSPFAMLHSVWQLIPAFRGYAQQDAQEFLCELLDKVQHELENTGKHTTTAGVPQKRLIKQVLSVVNTIFHGQLLSQVTCLACDHRSNTVEPFWDLSLEFPERYHSNSRESAAQASCHLTEMLAKFTETEALEGNIYACEQCNSARRRSSSKPVLLTEAQKQLMVHKLPQVLRLHLKRFRWSGRNHREKIGVHVSFDQLLDMEPYCCLEPSPKGVPCSVPSSPSSPGSPRPKHFLYDLSAVVMHHGKGFGSGHYTSYCYNTEGGFWVHCNDSKLNVCSVDEVCRAQAYILFYTQRVTQDKDRPL from the exons ATGGACAGATGTAAGCATGTGGGGAGGCTGCGGCTGGCCCCGGACCACTCCATCCTCAACCCCCAGAAGTGGCACTGCGTCGACTGCAACACCAGCGAGTCTATATGGGCCTGCCTGGGCTGCGCTCACGTGGCGTGCGGGCGCTACATCGAGGAGCACGCTCTGCAGCacttccagcagcagcaccacccgCTGGCCATGGAGGTTAATGAACTTTACGTCTTTTGTTACCTGTGTGACGACTACGTTCTGAATGACAACGCCACCGGAGATCTGAAGCTGCTTCGCAGCACGCTCAGTGCCATCCAGAGCCAGCGCTATGAGGTCACCACCCGCAGTGGCCGCACCCTCCGCTCTGCTAGCGCCGCCCCCGATGCCCTCATGCCGTCCGGCGCCCGTGAGCTGCAGCTGAGGGACGAGGACAGGATGTTTACAGCGCTCTGGCACCGCCGCAGAGCGCTCATGGGACGCGTCTTTCGCTTCTGGTTTGCACTGACAGAATGCGGAaagaagagggaggaagaagagaggaagagggaggaggaggaagagcagaaaCGGGAGGCGAGGGAGAGGAGGCGGGTTCTAAAAAGGCAGCTACAGGACGAGCTGGAGAACGCCCCTCTCAGGAAGAGTCGCCGCTTACGTCAGAAGAGCCAGAGAGTTGCAGATGCGGCAGTCACAACGCCTCAGAGGACACGCAACAAGACAATATCCCCCGTGCCCCCATCGCTCACCTGCAGGACGAGGACTCAGAGCCCTGCCGCTGTCACGCCCAGAAGAAGTGAACGGACGAAAAACGTCCACCCACCTCCCAAACCCCAGACCCGTTCTTCTACCACCAAATCAAAGCCCAAAACGCCCTCAGCGCCCCCCCGTCCTGCCCAAACACCTGTTCGCCGCAAGCAGAGTACCAAACAGGGTGGCTCGCCCTTCAAACGGCGTCCCACGGTCACTCCCGGAGTGACGGGCCTGAGGAACTTAGGCAACACCTGTTATATGAACTCCATCCTGCAGGTGCTGAGCCACCTTCATGTCTTCAGGGAGTGCTTCCTGCGCCTGGATCTGACCCAGGCGCTGGAGCTACTGGCGTCTGCCGTCCACGGCCAACTGGCAGGGAACGCCTCGTCCCAGTCCCCCCTGATACAGAGGAGGGGGTTCCAGACCAGTTCAGGGTCTGGCGCCGGGCTGAGCGGCGGGGCGTCGCGGACCCGCAGCATGGAGCTGATCCAACCCAAAGAGCCCAGCTCGAAGCACATCTCGCTCTGCCACGAGCTGCACACCCTGTTCCAGGTCATGTGGTCGGGTAAGTGGGCGCTGGTCTCGCCTTTTGCCATGCTCCACTCGGTGTGGCAGCTGATCCCGGCGTTCAGGGGCTACGCCCAGCAGGACGCGCAGGAGTTCCTGTGCGAGCTGCTGGACAAGGTGCAGCACGAGCTGGAGAACACCGGCAAGCACACGACCACCGCAGGAGTCCCGCAGAAACGACTCATCAAGCAGGTGCTCAGCGTGGTCAACACCATCTTCCACGGTCAGCTGCTCAGCCAg GTGACGTGCCTGGCCTGCGACCACCGCTCCAACACCGTGGAGCCGTTCTGGGATCTGTCTCTGGAGTTCCCGGAGCGATACCACAGTAATAGCAGGGAGTCGGCCGCTCAGGCGTCGTGCCATTTGACGGAAATGCTGGCCAAGTTCACAGAGACTGAAGCGCTGGAGGGAAACATCTACGCCTGTGAGCAGTGCAACT CAGCTCGACGGCGCTCCTCCTCCAAACCGGTCCTCCTGACTGAAGCACAAAAACAGCTGATGGTCCACAAACTGCCTCAGGTCCTGCGGCTTCACCTCAAACGCTTCag GTGGTCGGGGCGGAACCACCGGGAGAAGATCGGAGTCCACGTCAGCTTCGACCAGCTCCTCGACATGGAGCCCTACTGCTGCCTCGAGCCCTCGCCCAAAGGTGTGCCCTGCTCCGTTCCCAGCAGCCCCAGCTCCCCGGGCTCGCCGCGCCCCAAGCACTTCCTCTACGACCTCTCCGCTGTGGTGATGCATCATGGGAAGGGCTTCGGCTCGGGCCACTACACCTCCTACTGCTACAACACAGAAGGAG GCTTTTGGGTTCACTGTAATGACTCTAAGCTGAACGTGTGTTCGGTGGACGAGGTCTGTCGCGCTCAGGCCTACATCCTCTTTTACACACAGCGAGTAACTCAGGACAAAGACCGGCCGCTATAG
- the LOC141762170 gene encoding methionine aminopeptidase 2-like isoform X2: protein MADVVQEQVVDQNPDQSPVVPERELNGEAEEDREEADPVGETAKKKKKKKKKSKAATTVAEAEVDGVAEVTKQLEKQAIEDKEKEEDGEEDGDDGENAAGKKKKKKKKKKGPKSQTDPPSVPICDLFPTGVFPFGEECEYPILQDARSAVWRMTIEEKRVMERANEEMWSDFRQAAEAHRQVRQHVRGFMKPGMTMIEICERLEDCSRKLIKEDKLNAGLAFPTGCSLNHCAAHYTPNAGDTTVLQYDDVCKIDFGTHINGRIIDCAFTVTFNPKYDKLLEAVRDATNTGIKHAGIDVRLCDVGEAIQEVMEAYEVELDGKTYQVKPIRNLNGHSIGQYRIHAGKTVPIVKGGEATRMEEGEVYAIETFGSTGKGMVHDDMECSHYMKNFAYGHIPIRLPRAKHLLNVINENFGTLAFCRRWLDRLGETKYLMALKNLCDLGIVAPYPPLCDTKGCYTAQFEHTILLRPTCKEVVSRGDDY from the exons ATGGCGGACGTGGTTCAGGAGCAGGTAGTGGACCAGAACCCGGACCAGAGCCCGGTGGTACCGGAGCGGGAGCTGAACGGAGAGGCGGAGGAGGACCGGGAGGAGGCGGACCCGGTGGGAGAGActgcgaagaagaagaagaagaagaagaagaagagcaaagcAGCAACGACAG TCGCTGAGGCGGAGGTTGATGGAGTGGCCGAAGTGACCAAACAGCTGGAGAAGCAGGCGATagaagacaaagagaaagaggaggacgGCGAGGAAG ATGGAGATGATGGCGAAAACGCGGcagggaaaaagaagaagaagaaaaagaagaagaaaggac CCAAATCTCAGACTGATCCTCCATCTGTGCCCATCTGTGATTTATTCCCAACTGGAGTATTCCCCTTCGGAGAGGAGTGTGAATACCCCATCTTACAGGACGC TCGCAGCGCAGTGTGGCGCATGACCATTGAGGAGAAGCGCGTGATGGAAAGAGCCAACGAGGAGATGTGGAGCGACTTCAGACAGGCAGCAGAGGCCCACAGACAAGTCCGCCAGCACGTCCGCGGCTTCATGAAACCCGGCATGACCATGATCGAAATCTG TGAGCGATTGGAGGACTGCTCTCGTAAACTGATAAAGGAGGACAAGCTGAACGCCGGCCTGGCCTTCCCTACCGGCTGCTCCCTGAACCATTGTGCTGCCCACTACACTCCCAACGCCGGAGACACCACAGTCCTGCAGTACGACGACGTCTGCAAGATCGACTTCGGCACGCACATCAACG GGCGAATCATTGACTGTGCCTTCACTGTCACATTTAATCCAAAGTACGACAAGCTGCTGGAGGCTGTGAGAGACGCCACCAATACTGGAATCAAA CACGCCGGCATCGATGTGCGTCTGTGTGACGTCGGAGAGGCGATTCAAGAAGTGATGGAGGCCTACGAGGTCGAGCTTGATGGCAAAACATACCAAG TGAAGCCGATCCGAAACCTGAACGGTCATTCGATCGGTCAATACAGAATACACGCTGGCAAGACGGTGCCCATCGTTAAAGGAGGAGAAGCAACGAGAATGGAG GAGGGAGAAGTTTATGCCATCGAGACATTTGGCAGCACGGGTAAAGGAATGGTCCACGATGACATGGAGTGCTCTCACTATATGAAAAACTTTGCCTACGGCCACATCCCCATCAG gCTGCCCAGAGCGAAGCACCTGCTCAATGTCATCAACGAGAACTTCGGCACGTTGGCGTTCTGCCGGCGCTGGCTGGACCGTCTGGGCGAGACTAAGTACCTGATGGCCCTGAAGAACCTGTGCGATCTGGGCATCGTGGCCCCATACCCACCCCTCTGTGACACAAAGGGCTGCTACACCGCTCAGTTCGAGCACACCATCCTGCTCAGGCCCACCTGCAAGGAGGTGGTGAGCCGGGGAGACGACTACTGA
- the LOC141762170 gene encoding methionine aminopeptidase 2-like isoform X1, translated as MADVVQEQVVDQNPDQSPVVPERELNGEAEEDREEADPVGETAKKKKKKKKKSKAATTVAVAEAEVDGVAEVTKQLEKQAIEDKEKEEDGEEDGDDGENAAGKKKKKKKKKKGPKSQTDPPSVPICDLFPTGVFPFGEECEYPILQDARSAVWRMTIEEKRVMERANEEMWSDFRQAAEAHRQVRQHVRGFMKPGMTMIEICERLEDCSRKLIKEDKLNAGLAFPTGCSLNHCAAHYTPNAGDTTVLQYDDVCKIDFGTHINGRIIDCAFTVTFNPKYDKLLEAVRDATNTGIKHAGIDVRLCDVGEAIQEVMEAYEVELDGKTYQVKPIRNLNGHSIGQYRIHAGKTVPIVKGGEATRMEEGEVYAIETFGSTGKGMVHDDMECSHYMKNFAYGHIPIRLPRAKHLLNVINENFGTLAFCRRWLDRLGETKYLMALKNLCDLGIVAPYPPLCDTKGCYTAQFEHTILLRPTCKEVVSRGDDY; from the exons ATGGCGGACGTGGTTCAGGAGCAGGTAGTGGACCAGAACCCGGACCAGAGCCCGGTGGTACCGGAGCGGGAGCTGAACGGAGAGGCGGAGGAGGACCGGGAGGAGGCGGACCCGGTGGGAGAGActgcgaagaagaagaagaagaagaagaagaagagcaaagcAGCAACGACAG TTGCAGTCGCTGAGGCGGAGGTTGATGGAGTGGCCGAAGTGACCAAACAGCTGGAGAAGCAGGCGATagaagacaaagagaaagaggaggacgGCGAGGAAG ATGGAGATGATGGCGAAAACGCGGcagggaaaaagaagaagaagaaaaagaagaagaaaggac CCAAATCTCAGACTGATCCTCCATCTGTGCCCATCTGTGATTTATTCCCAACTGGAGTATTCCCCTTCGGAGAGGAGTGTGAATACCCCATCTTACAGGACGC TCGCAGCGCAGTGTGGCGCATGACCATTGAGGAGAAGCGCGTGATGGAAAGAGCCAACGAGGAGATGTGGAGCGACTTCAGACAGGCAGCAGAGGCCCACAGACAAGTCCGCCAGCACGTCCGCGGCTTCATGAAACCCGGCATGACCATGATCGAAATCTG TGAGCGATTGGAGGACTGCTCTCGTAAACTGATAAAGGAGGACAAGCTGAACGCCGGCCTGGCCTTCCCTACCGGCTGCTCCCTGAACCATTGTGCTGCCCACTACACTCCCAACGCCGGAGACACCACAGTCCTGCAGTACGACGACGTCTGCAAGATCGACTTCGGCACGCACATCAACG GGCGAATCATTGACTGTGCCTTCACTGTCACATTTAATCCAAAGTACGACAAGCTGCTGGAGGCTGTGAGAGACGCCACCAATACTGGAATCAAA CACGCCGGCATCGATGTGCGTCTGTGTGACGTCGGAGAGGCGATTCAAGAAGTGATGGAGGCCTACGAGGTCGAGCTTGATGGCAAAACATACCAAG TGAAGCCGATCCGAAACCTGAACGGTCATTCGATCGGTCAATACAGAATACACGCTGGCAAGACGGTGCCCATCGTTAAAGGAGGAGAAGCAACGAGAATGGAG GAGGGAGAAGTTTATGCCATCGAGACATTTGGCAGCACGGGTAAAGGAATGGTCCACGATGACATGGAGTGCTCTCACTATATGAAAAACTTTGCCTACGGCCACATCCCCATCAG gCTGCCCAGAGCGAAGCACCTGCTCAATGTCATCAACGAGAACTTCGGCACGTTGGCGTTCTGCCGGCGCTGGCTGGACCGTCTGGGCGAGACTAAGTACCTGATGGCCCTGAAGAACCTGTGCGATCTGGGCATCGTGGCCCCATACCCACCCCTCTGTGACACAAAGGGCTGCTACACCGCTCAGTTCGAGCACACCATCCTGCTCAGGCCCACCTGCAAGGAGGTGGTGAGCCGGGGAGACGACTACTGA